The following DNA comes from Actinomycetota bacterium.
CATAGCCTTCTTTCTGCAATGCTTGTGCTACTTCTACCTGGAACATTTGATCCAGGTAAAGCCTATATTGTTCAGGCATTAACGGCTTTAAGCTCTATGTGATCAAGTGATGCCCTTGCATAATGGAGGGTAGCATGGATATCCTCCCTTGTTAATTCTGGATATCCTACGAGTATTTCGTCCCAAGATTCACCTTCTGCCAACTGCTCAAGAATAACTGATACCGGAATTCTGGTTCCCTTAATTACTGGCCTTCCATTACATACTCTTGGATCAAGTTCAATTCTTTCTAATAAAGTCATTATCTTATAACCTCGACTTATATAAAGATACTATAAATTATATCACGATATAGCAAAAAAGGGCGAGAATGTGTTCTGGCTGACCACATAGGTAACACTGGGCTATGGATTTTAGCAAGTTCCCTTTCAATATATTCTACGGGAGCAAGATAGTCAAGGGTTTGGTGTGGGCGGTTGAAATTATACTCAACAAGCCATTCAGTTAGCCGGGGATTGAGCTCTTCAGGATCTAAAGATAGATTAGAGTTGTAGAGCCATTCATACTCCAGGGTCTGGTTAAACCTTTCTATCTCCGGGTTATCCTTAGGGGTTTTGACTCTGGAAAAGTACCTTTGAATGCCTAATTTGGCGGTAGCCCTTTCAAACTCCCAGGCAAACTCACTCCCATTATCCGTCTGCAAGTTTTCTATGGGCTGACCAACAAGGTAGCGGAGACGATAAAGGAAATCTGCTGCAGACCTTGAGCTCTTATTCTTGTACATCCGGGCATAGCCTAACTTGGTGGCATGGTCCACGGCAGTCAGGATATATCTTTTAAGGCTATTCCAGTAGATAACGATGGTATCCAGCTGAAAGAGGAAACAGGGTCTCCCTTCCTTCACTAACTGAGTTATTCTCTTCTTTGGTTTCTGACGAGCTCTGGCTCTCTTTCTGGCAGTCTTCTCAGCTTTATTCTGGTCGGGATAAAGCTTATACCTTCTGATTACCCTCTCTATCTTCCAGGTAGAGATATCTTCAGAATATTCCTTCTCATAAAGAACCTTTAGCTTCTTCTTGCCATAGTAGGGATATCTCTTCCTTAAGTGCCTTATCCTCTCTTCCTCCTTAAGGGTCACCTCCCATTTTCTCTTATGGCGGGGGGCTTTAGATTGGTCAGCCAGGCTACGGACATGGTATTTTGAGTCCTTAAAGCGCTTGAACCATTTATGAAAGGTCTTCCTGGAGATACTGAAGTGTTGGGCAGTGAGGGTGGCATTCTCTTTTCCCGCTGTATGGTAGAA
Coding sequences within:
- a CDS encoding integrase core domain-containing protein, which translates into the protein MRKPASFYFFKSKPIVLKDRYEQWRGVADLLVLTTQERLRVEWMVFYHTAGKENATLTAQHFSISRKTFHKWFKRFKDSKYHVRSLADQSKAPRHKRKWEVTLKEEERIRHLRKRYPYYGKKKLKVLYEKEYSEDISTWKIERVIRRYKLYPDQNKAEKTARKRARARQKPKKRITQLVKEGRPCFLFQLDTIVIYWNSLKRYILTAVDHATKLGYARMYKNKSSRSAADFLYRLRYLVGQPIENLQTDNGSEFAWEFERATAKLGIQRYFSRVKTPKDNPEIERFNQTLEYEWLYNSNLSLDPEELNPRLTEWLVEYNFNRPHQTLDYLAPVEYIERELAKIHSPVLPMWSARTHSRPFLLYRDIIYSIFI
- a CDS encoding DUF433 domain-containing protein; this translates as MTLLERIELDPRVCNGRPVIKGTRIPVSVILEQLAEGESWDEILVGYPELTREDIHATLHYARASLDHIELKAVNA